A genomic window from Aquabacterium sp. OR-4 includes:
- a CDS encoding symmetrical bis(5'-nucleosyl)-tetraphosphatase, producing MHYLIGDLQGCCDAFDRLLEAIDFSPSRDSLHVLGDLVNRGPASLATLQRLHTLGNAARCLLGNHDLHLLAVAEGVRPLHKSDTLRQVLMSPQRDAWLDWLRQHCLLADQAHGWLLVHAGVAPQWDAAQTMALAAEVQALLAGPDLPGFLRVMYGNEPARWHPGLAGPERWRFVINVLTRMRFCAADGTLDFKTKDNADAAPPGLMPWFEVPGRRTTGQPVAFGHWSTLGLRNQPDLLALDTGCVWGGALTAVRVDGGRREVFQVACEQAQAPG from the coding sequence ATGCACTATCTCATCGGCGACCTGCAAGGCTGCTGCGACGCGTTCGACCGCCTGCTCGAGGCGATCGACTTCTCGCCCTCGCGCGATTCGCTGCATGTGCTGGGCGACCTGGTCAACCGCGGCCCGGCCTCGCTGGCCACGCTGCAGCGCCTGCACACGCTGGGCAATGCCGCCCGCTGCCTGCTGGGCAACCATGATCTGCACCTGCTGGCGGTGGCCGAGGGCGTGCGCCCGCTGCACAAGAGCGACACCCTGCGCCAGGTGCTGATGAGCCCGCAGCGCGACGCCTGGCTCGACTGGCTGCGCCAGCACTGCCTGCTGGCCGACCAGGCCCATGGCTGGCTGCTGGTGCACGCCGGGGTGGCGCCGCAATGGGATGCGGCCCAAACCATGGCCCTGGCGGCCGAGGTGCAGGCCCTGCTGGCCGGGCCCGACCTGCCGGGCTTTCTGCGCGTGATGTACGGCAACGAGCCGGCGCGCTGGCATCCCGGCCTGGCCGGGCCCGAGCGCTGGCGCTTCGTGATCAATGTGCTGACCCGCATGCGCTTTTGCGCCGCCGACGGCACGCTCGACTTCAAGACCAAGGACAACGCCGACGCCGCACCGCCCGGCCTGATGCCCTGGTTCGAGGTGCCGGGCCGGCGCACCACCGGCCAGCCGGTGGCTTTTGGCCACTGGAGCACCCTGGGCCTGCGCAACCAGCCCGACCTGCTGGCGCTGGACACCGGCTGCGTGTGGGGCGGCGCCCTCACCGCGGTGCGCGTGGACGGCGGCCGGCGCGAGGTGTTCCAGGTGGCCTGTGAACAGGCGCAGGCCCCGGGTTGA